From Felis catus isolate Fca126 chromosome B4, F.catus_Fca126_mat1.0, whole genome shotgun sequence:
CCAAGTTAAGAGGCACACACATTCTCCAACTTTGCTTTATTGGAAGAGGCAACAGCAGCTGTAGCCCCAGGGCCTAGGTGGAATGGGGGTGAAATGGGGACTGTACAGAATGAGTTTTAAATGCTAGGAAAGAATTCACTCCTTCCTCCAGTTCACAGGAAGGCTGCCAAGgccggggcctggagcctgaaaatggggatgagggaaggagagaaagttgTGACAGAGGACGAGCCTGACCCCTCCAAACGTTTCCTGTCCTCCCACCTAGATGGGCTCCTGTTTCTGCTCTCCATCCCCGCACACACACCACCGCCACCAAATGCCGGGGCTTCCTTTCTGCTTGCAGCTCCGGGTGGTGAAGCTGTTCCCCAGCTCCTAGCAGAAGAGAGGGCCCGACCTCCGCCCCTCTCGGATCAGCTTTGACAGGCGCGCACTCCGAAGCCGGCGGTCCCTTCCCGAGCCGCTCTGCTCCTCCTTAGCCCGGCTTCCTCCTCTCCCCGGCCACTTAGACCACTTAGACCTCGGAGCGTCCCCGGAGCGCCAAGAGTCCGCCCAGCACGGCCGCCTCCGGGAGCGGGAGGGTCTGCCCCACCGCCAGGCTCTCGAAGGATAGGATGGCGCCTTGGGTGGGACCGGCTGAaggtgggtgaggaggggagcGGAGGCGAAGGGCGAGCGGGGGCGCGGGGGATGGGGCCCTGCTCAATCCGGGTAGATGATGAAGCCAGAGAAGGTGCTGTACTTGTTGGTGTTACCGCCGTGCACCTTCCCGCCGTCCAGCTTGATGAAGACTTCGTCGCCCACATCCAGGTGCAGGATGACGCTGTTGCTGGCGTAGTCGTAGTTCTGGTCCGCGTCCTGAGCAATGGCGCTGGCCCGGACCTAGCGGGGGAGAACAGAACAACCCACTGACGCCCCGTGCGGAGCTGAGGGTGGAGAGAAGCGTCGGGCGGAGTAGGCGCAGCTGGGCCTGTGAAGGCGGCGCGAGGGTAGCAGgctgcaggggctggggaggacaaggagaaggcaggagatcgctgagcttcccaggcactgccatttaccagctgtgcGACTCGGCCAAGTTTCACGCCTGCTCTGGTCGTCAACGTGCATTATAAGATGGGAGGTAATAATAGAGCCTACCTCGTAAGGTTATTAGGATTAAGTGAGTTACTACGTGTGAAATGTGTTAGAATAGTAGCACTATATAGGGTTTGCtattatttaaacaataaaattaggCTGTAGGATAATTTCTAACATTCTGAACCTGCTCTGACCTCCTAAACTTGGATTCCCTCCCCTCAGTGATAGGGCACAGGTGTGTCTGTGTATGCAAGCAAGGGTGCGGGCCATGGGAAGGTGCAATGATGCATTCTCGCCTCTGGGTGCCCTTTCCCCTTCTAGCCCCCACCGGTGCCATGACATGGGGGGTCACCTTCTGCCCCAACAGGtaacccctccttccctctggcctcGCTGCTGGTCGCCTCCGGcgcccagccccttccccagcccccctctTCCCGTCCCGCGGGGGCTGGTTATTAACTCATTAATTATTCATCATTATTCTAATCACTATTTACCGTCCCCAGGGCCGCAGCGCCCGCGCCGCAGAATACAGAGTGGGAGCCGCGGGCCCCCGCTCCCTCAGAAACCGGCACACTCCAGATAGACACTTGCCCCCTCCAACTGCTCACTGACACCCTGCATAGACCACACACACCTACTCAGTGCCACATGCACATAGACGCTGCTCTATTTTCACACCTTGGCACCCTGCACCCACAGAACCTCACATCACGCACACACGCTCTCACTCCCTTACACACATACAGCCCTCACTCccatacagacacacatacacactctctttTCTTGGGTTCCTGGGGTGACCCTGCTGGGAGGAGACCCCAATGCAGTGCCTACTAgtcctggggctggagggtgcGGCAGCCGGCAGCCGTAGCAGGACCTGGGTTCGGACACCAAGACCAGCAGGCCTGATGCACCACGGTCAACACCACCCCATGGTGCGGGGCATTCGGAGGTCACCGCTCAGCCCCAGTCTTACCTCCTGCGATTTGTGGGGCCCAGGCAcctccccaacccccgcccctgCGGCTTCTCGTTCCCTCTATGTGTGTCCCGGCCCTCCAGCTGAGTCCTTGGAGCTATTCTCCCAAGCCAAGGTGGCAGTGACTCCGACTCTGACCACAGGGGCAGGGAGTAGCAGAACCTGGAGGCCAGAGGTTGCCAGGGAAGATGTGGGGCCTACAGAACCAGGCCTGGGGCCAAAGCTTCTGCTTGATCTGCCCTTTGCCTCTTTCCCCCTCCAAATCCCTTCTGTCATGCCGCCTGGCTGGCCCCTGAGCTGCCACATCATTTCCACCTCTGCCTACTGACTCAGTATTAGTATTAGGGTAAGGCCAGCTGTAGAATTGGTCCCAGGCCCTGGGCGAATGCGTTCTTTTTTATGTTCTACTCAAAAATCCAAGCTAAATGCCCCCACATGAGAACAGCTGCTGACAGCCCATGGCCAGAGATCCGGATTCCATTCTAATTTGAAGGAGCCAGACTCCAGGTAACTCGACCGTGGTGAGGCTGAGAAACCCAAAAGCCAGAAGACCTGTCTCAGGAGAGAGGGTGACCAAAGACAGGATAACTGGCAGGGAGAGACACCAAACAAGTTTGGTGTAGGGTTGCCTATATAGTTGGAGTGTGAAATAGCAGCTGTAGAGACATTAAGCTTTGTGTCCCGAGTTCTGATTCTGACACCATTCCTCATGCTCGTTGAGACCCTGGGCaggtcatttcctttctttggcgGCTAATTCCTCTTTGGCTAGATGAAAGGATTCATAAATTATTGGCAGCCTGGAGTTTCTAGACTCAATGATGTTGTTGGGAGAGGGGTTCGAATGCAGCCCTCCAATGTAATGAGTGCAGGGAGATCTAGAAAGCTACCCTGTCGcctctgggcctggggtgggggcatctCACCTGTCCATTCTTCATCAGGTCGGCCCACATGCTGGTGCCGTCACCGCCGCGCATGAGCACATGGTAAGCGAAGAAGTAGACACCTGGCATGGGGCAGGTGAACTTGCCGCTGGCCGCCTCGTAAGCGTTTCCCACGTTGGTCACCACGTCGTCGAAGCGCAGCACCTCATAACCTTCGTGTGGCCGCCGCAGACCCGCGTAGAAGGCAATGCGAGGCACGTAGCCGGCAGGGGGCGCCACCCCGCCAGGGCCTGGGCCGGGAGGACCTGGTGGACCTGGCCTGCCCGGCTCTCCTGGAGGCCCTCTGGGACCTGGGGGTCCCGGTGGCCCTCGCAGACCTGCCTTCCCGcgcctgcccacctctcccttgGCGCCGGGAGGGAAGGGGGGCACGGAGGAGGGCGCGCCGTCGGGTCCAGGGCCTCGAGGCCCGTGTGGGTCGCACACCATGCGGCAGCGACCCAGCATCTCATAGTGCGCCGGCCCGCGGGAGCTGTGCACCAGCAGCGGAAtggccaccagcagcagcagcaccatgGCTACCCCGACGGCCGCGCCCGCCACCCGCTTGCGGCGGCTCAGCCGCGACGCGGCCAGGGCCAGCAGATCCTCCTCACTCTTTGGCGCAATGGCGGCGGAGGCCCGGGGCTCTCCGCGGGCCCCGGAGGCGGTGGCCGGGCTCGGGCTTGGGTCGGGACCCCCCCGACGGCTGCGCCCGGCCCCCCCGCCCCTGCGGGCTCCCGCCTCAGCGGTGCCGTTCCCCAAACCTTCCGTCAAGGCGGAGgttccccccccacccgccccgtaAGTTGGGCCAGGGGCCTCCCGACGGTTCAAAACCCGCGGTCCTCTATTACCCTCCTGTGCAGCCTAACGTCCCCGGGCGCCTGAAATCAGCGGCTTCTCGGACGGCTGGTTTCTTACAGATCTAGGATGCCTGCTTTCCGGACAGCTGCCTTCTCAAGGATGGCGGCGCCTAGGTCCCCGGCTACCCAGACGGATCGCTCCCGGCCGGAGCAGGGGACTACTCTCCGCTCTCTGGACGTCCCGGGCTCTGCGCTGCGGGTGGCGCCCACCGGACGCGACCTCCTTGGAGGTTTGCGCTCTGGTTCTTGGAGAGCACTGACGCGCCTCTCTACCCCAGCCACGGCCCCAGACCCCGCTAGAGCCTGGGCCCGCGTTTCTCCCCAGCTAGAGCTCTCCCTCTCTGCGTCCCtaaccttcctcccctccctcccggggCGGCAGTGCGGGTGGTGTGAGCCGCTGCGCGGCGGGAGCCTCTATAAGCGGCCCGGGGCGGAGCGACCCCTGGCGCCCAGAGTGGGAagcgcgggggcggggcaggcaaAGGCCCCCACCCGCGTCCCCCCAGCTTCTCGGTGCCTGCCTGGTTCTGAGCGGATTCTGCAGGGGTTCGCTGCCCCCACCCTATCCTTACTTTCACCGCACCCAGAGTTCGGTATTCCTGGATTCCAGAGGAAGCCAGAAATAGATATGGGATAAAAAAGGGGTCTAGATACAcgcagaaaaaaaagacagaggtggATTCCAGAGCTAAAAAGCGCCCTCcaccaaaagaaaggaaaagcccaCAAACATACAAGAAGGGTGAATAAAAGAAATTCGCCACCCCAAGCCCCTCAGTGCCCGTGACCCAATAACATTTGGTAAAGGGTTCAATGAGTACATGTTGGCCTgaactggaaaaggcaaatttCCAGCCACCTCCACCCTCGACCCCCAgtgttggtgggtgggggtggggggagcgcagagcagagcagagggtgagggagagagagagaaaacagatcagtCTGGGGGAGCGAGCAGGAAACCgacaggaaagcagagaaggagcGACAGAGACatcaaagagacagaaagccaGCTAGAGacgcagagacagagacaaagcttCGAAAAGAGACTAACTGACAGGcccaggagggggagaggggagagacagagacagagagagagagacaagagctgAGACAGGTTGACAGATCGAGAGAGAAATGTAAATGGCGCGCTGCGGAGAGACACCCAGGTCCGTGTTCGGACTCCAATGTGACATATCAACTGTGGGGAAGATGCGGGGGCGGGGCGGTTTTTCCAACAGAGTGGTATGCTCTGGGTCTGTGCATTGTGACAGTATGCTGGCAAGTGCGGTCGGGCCATGGGACCCTGGTCTGGTGTGTTCCTGGGTGAGTGGGATTGTGGATTGTGtgttgtctttgtgtgtgtgtgtgtatgagggcTGGTTGAAGGGAGGTTTCTGTATTTGGCTTCCTCTTAGTCTCTACATGTGGGACCCCACGAAAGCCATCTCTCCTTAGGACTGAAGAGTAGAGAACCTGCTGGGGAGAAAGAGTCAGAAAGCAGCTATCGGCTCACttgtcctgccctgcccagcccagcccagcaccaCCCCTGCCCTGGTCCCAGACCTTGTCCAGCCCCAGcatctctgcctcttttcccttcctaAAAGTCTGTGTTTCGATGGAAACCCAAAGAAGCTGGTCCCCACGTAGCAAATGTTTGAGGAAGGGATTTGAAGTTGGTGATGCCAATTAACACAACGAAAATGCAGATTAAATGCTGGGCGCCCTCCTGTGAGAGGTGAGTGTTTCGGTCATTCCGAGTGACCAAGAGGGGACCCAAGCTTTGATAGATCCCTCTCTGTGAGGGGTCAGGGTCCATGAAAAAAGCCAGTGGCTTCATCCTTCTTTCGGGTTTGGCACCTCTGGGGGAAATTTCTTGCTCACAAGGGACTCCAGGGCCAGAAGTTTGGAAAAGGGGCAAAAGTGAGGATGTTTGGAGACCCTGGAGGTGTGCAGCTGCAAAGGACCTCTTATCAACTAGGATAGGCCAGGACTGTGATATATAGGAATAAGTTGTGCAAATGGAAGGCACAGGGCACACCAGGGCACGATTATTGGGCAAAAGATGATTCCCTCATCTCATTGTCCGTACCCCTTCCCTGCACCTCCCATCCCATAATGGTGCAGGAAGAAAGAGGTTGCTGAGGCTGGGCCAGTGTCGAGAGAGGCCCCTACATGCTTGAAAGGGTTGGGAGAGAAAGGATTGGcagtcagtgggggaggggcctccTCCTCCAaccataaatacaaattttattcaaGGTCTTTGTCGCCATTTGTCTTCCTCGGGGGGCTGAGGGCCATGTCGGCCCCGTGCATGTCTAATTCCGGAACTGCTCCCCCAGGCTGGATGATGGATGgatcagagaggagagagcaggccAGGGCTCACGCTGGTCTACCCTGCCCGATCTTCAGGCCCCTTCGTCCCCAGGTCCtgccaccctctccttcctcctccctcctctcctgccctccctccactgaCCAGAAGCCCTCACTGCTcagccccactccccaccccactctcctACTCACCAAGGCCCTCTTTTTGAGCCCCTCACCTCAGCCCCTTTCAGGTCCCAGCCCTCTTCTCTCTGGAGCGTCCCTTCTCCTCCCGTCCCCAGCCCAGGCTGTGAGCTGCGGTGACCAGCAGGGCTGCAGGCGGCAGCGCAGCGGGTCtgtgtggtggggggagcaggCTTGGCTCACAGGGAGCCGAGGGGCCAGCTCCATGAATTTATTCATGTTCTGTTGCTCTTTCCCCACGCTCTGGAATGAAGCTGCCAGCTCACCAGGTCCTTATTGCTTCCCCTGCAGCTGTCACATTCGGCCGAGGAGGGACCTGGGTAGGGTCAAGGCCGGCCGGTGCTCCGGGGGCCAGGAGCCAAGTGTCTGGGCTCAAGAGGAAATGCCAAGGCCCAGGCTGGGATCTGGGACAATTTATCCAGAGCCCCTCAGGCAGCCAAACTGGGAGGCCCCAAGAAGGTGGTGTGGTTGGGAGTGGGAAGTAGGCAGAGAAGGGTCTGCTACAGGACATAGCAAGGGCTGTGGAGGTGAGGATGAGTCTGATGGGGgaatgggaggagagaggaggccttTAAAGAGTCCCCTAGACTCCCCTATGTAAAAGCACAGCCCAGgagcgcctgcctggctcagtcggtggagcttgtgactcttgatcttggggccatgagttcaagccccactttgggcatagagcttacttcaaaataaaataaaagcacagcCCAATCTGAATCTTACCTTAACCGCCATCCTTGACTCTGCACTAACCCTGATCCTAATTCCAAATTATACACTTGACTCCTCTTCAATCCTAAAATGAATCCTAACtccataacctgagcctaaatggAACACATCTCTTGTCTCTCTTGCCCTGGAACCCAGGGGTCTCCCAAGAATTTCCCCCAGAGCTTACAGCCAGGTGTGTGTCAGAGTTCTGAGGACCAGGCTTTGGATTAGCATGTGATTAGCATATGATTTGCATGTGATATGTGCCTTCTACTCCGAGGAAGTTTTCGTGTTAAAATTTTATGAAGTCTAGTGGAAAGGTCCTGGCTCCTTGAAGgttctctctttttgttccttCTCCCACACTCCTTGTCACTGACCCAGGCCCAGGCTCAAGGGAAGAAGAAGAGTGAGGAGATGAGCAATAGAGGGCTCATGGGAGGAAAGATCCTAGCAGTGTGACCTGTCCCTGTCACTTGCAGTGTAACCTCCaccggcctcagtttcctcgtttgtAAGAGGAGAGGAACCAGCTGGCTGACGTCACATTAAGATCTAAGAAAGCACTTTTGTTTCCTTGCACTCTCTCCTTCCTCACTTTTCAGGGTAATTCATAGCGTGGCCCCCATCCCCTCACAAACATTCTGGCTTCCTGTTCCCACATCTAAGATTATGCAGAGCTGGAAGCAGCCTGGGTTGCCTGGTACCAGACGCCTGGTATGAAGAGAAAAGAACTTTGCACACCTGAGGGGACAGGGGATAACATGGAAAGggaaataatactgtattgtaggGCTTTTATATGCAAGTTCTTACTACGTCCTCGAAGCACCCCTGAGTGGTGGAtatagttgtctccattttacagatgaggaaactggtcCCAGAAAGGAGACCATGGCTTGTCCTGTATCACCCTGTAAGTGGCAGGCCTAGGACTCGAGTTTTGATCTCTGTGCCCCGGAGAAGAGAAATGGCACCGGAGGCAGTGAAAGAAGCAGGAGAGGACAGGAGTGGGGGGCGAGATTTGAATGAGTCTCAGGGGAGACCTGTGTGTGTGGGGCCGGCAGTTGGCTCAGTGTCCCTGATCCCTCACCCCAGCGCTGTGGAGCCTGACACCCAACAGGTGCTCAATTGTTAGCTAACGGTTGGCAGAAGTTAGCAGCGGAGAGGAGTTGTTCAGAAGGAAGAGGAGTGGGCAGagaaaagggatggagaaagaaaccaaacaaatcgGAGGAAAATGTTATCAAGAGGTGAATGAGAGGAAAGCCGGCCAGGAGGGCTGAGGAGCGCTCTCCTCCCACCATGGGTGGGGAAACAGTCATGGCCCAAGATGCTGCGCACCCTTTGCCCCATTGCTCCACAGGCCTCGGCCACAAGGCGAGAGGGTCAGTGTGCCATCCGGCCTAGGGCTTCCATTCCCCTCCGGCACCGCAGCTCTGTACAGCCTTGGGCTCAAAGGGCCGCGCTGACTCCCACAGGGAGGGGTAGTGATTGTTTGCAAGGTGTTTGTCAGGCCAGATCGCGCTGCTGACTTACTTCCTCAGCCCTTGACCCCTGGCCAGGTGCGTCGCCTCGCCCTagcctccctctccacctccttttgctctccctggcccccaccctccGCCGGCTCCAGCTTCCAGTTAATGAAATGTGGCGAGCGGCCGCACAGACAGCTGTCAGACCCCTCATTTCTCCGCCGGGATATTGGATCCGCGCTGGGAAACCGAcaggtgagcagaggaggggtttGCGGGGGGCCGAAGGAGGGGCGCCAGCTGGCGAGAGCCGGGAGCCCAGGAGGCAGCGCCAAGCTCGAAGCCTCGAGGGCAAGGCTAAGCGGGTCGGCCCTAGGATGCTCTTTCTGTTGGTGGCACCtagctctttcctcttctccaacAAGCAGGAGACGTAACGAGCCCCATATCCAGCGCGCCCAGAACCGGGTCGACCCGGGACGCCTGGTCCCGCGCCCTAGGCGGGCCCGGCTCCCGTGTGCGCCGCGCGCAGCGCCTCTGAGCCGGCAGCCGCGGCCCGGTgcttcctcccacctccttccatcctttcctTCTTGCTCCCCCTCCTTTCCGCGCTCCCTCCCCGGCGGCCGCGGCCTTTATTAGGGATTCCGCGGCTGTCGGTCCCGCCATCCATCCTGTCCGCCGGCAATTAGGCGGCCAGACAAAGAGCAGCTTCGGATGGATGAGGGTCCCGGCGGATCGGAAATGTGAAGGGTCAGCGCTGCCGCCCGCGGCGCACCCCGCTCCCCCCTCCGCATAATCACCGGCCGCCCGTCACTCAGCCGGCCGCCCGGGGAGCTCCGGGGCCCGGGCTGGGGAGAGGGCGGGGGTGGGACTGCAGCCTAGGCGCCTAGGGCTAGGAGAGAGCGGACCAGCAACAGGAACGCCTCCTGCGGGAAAACGGAGGACTGCGGGAGGCCGGAGGCacctgcaggagagagagagagagagagagagagagagagagagagagagagcgagagagcgagagagcgagcaggatATGGCCCCCGGCGTGACCTGAAGGCGGACTGGAGGACCGCTGCCTTGGGGGCTTCCAGTGCGGAAGCGGGGATCTAGCTGCAGAAGAGGGTGGtggcccaggcgccccctgctggGAGACTGGGGGACGAAGTCCTTCCTAACGGCCTCTGGTCTATACAGGTGGAACTGCGCCCAAGAGGAGCTTTCCTAGGGAAACTGAGGGTCTGTAACCTGGTGCGCCTCCTATTGGAATAGAGTGATACTGTGCTTCTATTCCCCGATCTCTCACGCAAAATCCAACCCATCCACATGAAATCCAGAAAAGCTCCAAGGCTGGGAGAACCCGCACGGAGCCAAGAGGAAGTTCAAGGAGTCCGGGTTTTACTGCGGATTCTTTGGCTCTAGCTCCCAGCTGACAAATCAACATCTCAATCTGACAATTAGTGGtcgaggtggggggagaggggctctCGTCGCCTGGGCCGCTTAGCCCTCACGGCGGGCGGCAGAGAGGTGGGCGGTGGCTGGCAGTGATGAACGACTCCGGGGGGGCCCGGGGCCCGGAGCGCGCATTCATTACTCGACTGACAGGCGGACGGCGGGCCGGCGAGCAGCTAGTGGACGTGCGGGGAAAGAGGCCAGTGGCAGGAGGGAGAGTAAGGGAGGCGTTTAATAGCCCCACCGCTGGGTCAGCTCCTGGTTCTTTGCCTCTATCTTGGTACTTGACTTCTTGAGCTCTGGCTCACAGCTGTTGGAGCTGGCTCTGGTTGTAGAATTTGGCGGCCGGGGGGCCGGGACCTAAGCCCTCTCTTTGGGTTAGGCGATTTAAGGTCTAATGTCAATAGAGTGTGTGGACAGGCCTTAAGACTGGGCGCTTCAGCTTGACCTGGGAGGCATTGTGCATGTCTGTGCACACAGAGATGGCGTGTGTGACAGGGATGGATGAGTGTGGATCACACGTGTAAGTCAGTGACAGCGTGGGTCAGCGTTAGGAATGTGTCGACCTGATTTTGTCAGTGGTGGTGTGTGTTGTCTGAGGATCAGCTGCAGCCTCTTCCTTCATGcctgtgctcccccccccccccccactacttgctgtcagctctctctctctccagttctGTAGGAAATGGCAGCGTGCACAGTGACAGCTGAGGTatgctgctgggggtgggggggatagaTGTTAACTGTGAGGATGCTGGTCTGGACAACTGCTCCTTTCCACCATTTCCACCCAAAATGTCACCTGTTCCCCAAGCTTTCTGAAAGTAGTGGATGCTTTTTGCAAAGCTTGGAGACCCATTTGCTGAGTCCTGGGGAAGGAAGTGGTCACTACTAGAGTTTTCTATAGTCCACACTCCTACATATACACAATCTTCATCACATACAGGGTGTGCTCTCCAGCCCATCTGGGTTCCCAGGTGGTCAGAGAGGAGAAGGTGGGTCTCAGGCACAGGTCAGATCATCAGACCTCCAAGAGAGCCCATCTCTTTGGGGCCTGGGCTAGTGGCCCTTGGGACCCTTACCTTTTGGACCTTAGGTCCAGTTACTAGTTGATACCTTGGGAGAGTAATGCTAATTATAGTCTGATTCCTTACCCCAGTAACTCTCTTTCTTCACCTGGCTTtgtcctcccccactctcaaacaCACTAAAAGGTCAAGCCGAACTTTCTTCCCAGCCCTGAATCTCCTAGGTCTATAGGGCAGAGTTGGGGGTGACTCTGGACCTCTGGTTGCCTGCTTTGTTCGCTGGCTCTCAGCCACCTTCCCTTCGCCTTGCTCTTCCTCATAGCCAGGGTGTCTCTTGGAGCCTTTATATCTTTGTCTCTGTACCTCTCCTTGCGCCCATGTTTAGGGATCTCCTCCAAATTTGTCTTCCTACATTTTGGGTTATGTCTTTGTTCCTCTAGGGGTTCTCTCTTTGGGAATACACCAGTGCAAGTTGAGGTCCATGGGAATGGGAAGGAGAGCAGggcttccttcctgcccccatcTAGAGGCGACTGAAACCCAAGGATGGCCACACAGTGTCAGGGCCTGGCCACCACCAGGTCGCTTCTCATTCAGGGCACAAGCACCTGGTCGATGCCCCgcggtcccccccgcccccccgccccgccgccctcctccagcccctcccccgccccctccgcccgcctggaaaaggcaaatttgacatttttaaatcCCGAGCCTTAGAGGGATCGATGCGGCCCGGGGGCCCCGCCCGGGGTCGATATTCCTGATTGGGAAGCGGCCGCTGCGCGGAGTCCGCGTGTAAATCACCcggactgggggagggggcacgggCGCCAACCGCGTCCCCGGCAAGCGGAGCCAGGCGGGGTCCCGGCCCGGGCCGACCCTAGGGCAATGGAATGAGGAGACCCACTGGCCTCAGAGACCGGGAGACAAGCCCGCCCAGGGGCTCTCCCCCCTCCCGGCCCAGCTCTGCCAACTCTGCGGGCCGGCTCCGTCTCGCTTCAGCGGCCGCCACCCTCCGTTGCCCCTGGAGCCGCCGGGGAGGCCGGTGTCGGAGCCAGCCATGCGGCGGCTCCTCTCAGGCCGCTCCCGCGGGGCCTGGGCTTCGGCGGCGGCTGTCACGAAGCCGACATGCCGGGCGGGCCGGCAGGGGCGGGTGGCgggggagaggagtggggggaggaaggcTGGGGCGGCTCTGGCTCACAGTGGGCGCGCAACAGATGTTTGCGCTATTGAGGGACAAGGTGGTGTGGGGCACCCGGCGGCGCggagcctggggctggagggcgCGCGTGGGGCAAGGGGTGGCCTAGACTTATGGGGAGTGGGAGTCTGGCCACCCAGCGGGGGTGAGAGGAGCTCTGGGGACGGCTGAGCTGAGATAGACCCCCTCCCGCTATGACCAGGGtataaagaacaaaacagaatggaTAAGCGGGGAAGTTTGGGCCCCACCTGCAACGGCCTCCGCGGCCCCTACCCTCCAATCCTCACAGTTCTcttttggagaaactgaggcagccgAGGCTGAGAAGGGCCAGGAAGGTTAAAAGCGGGATCAGCAACGAGGCTGGGACGCCAACCAGACTTCCCGCGTGGGTCCCCGGATTCACCCGCCCGCCCCGGTCCTTTCGTGGGTAAATACTCCGCCACGTCCCCCACCGCAGTTGAGACCCTCCCCTCCCGCTTCAGCTTGTCAgatccccccactccccaccccccgccagttTATAGAACAACAATTTGGGGAAAACAATCCGGGCCGAGTGACGGCCCCGTAATTGTGACAAAGTGAGTGCGGGCGGCTGGAGAGAGCGCTAGGGCGGGAGCGCGGCGGGGCGAGGCGGAGGCAGGGGCGCCTCCTGCCCGCCCCGCCGCCCTCTCGTTCTCATTCCGGTCACCTCCCATCCTCTCCTTGACTCTTCTCCAATTCTTCTCCCGGCCCCTCGCGCCTCCCTTCGCTTGTTCCTCCATcgctcttccctttcctctcggTAACG
This genomic window contains:
- the C1QL4 gene encoding complement C1q-like protein 4, with protein sequence MVLLLLVAIPLLVHSSRGPAHYEMLGRCRMVCDPHGPRGPGPDGAPSSVPPFPPGAKGEVGRRGKAGLRGPPGPPGPRGPPGEPGRPGPPGPPGPGPGGVAPPAGYVPRIAFYAGLRRPHEGYEVLRFDDVVTNVGNAYEAASGKFTCPMPGVYFFAYHVLMRGGDGTSMWADLMKNGQVRASAIAQDADQNYDYASNSVILHLDVGDEVFIKLDGGKVHGGNTNKYSTFSGFIIYPD
- the LOC111561454 gene encoding translation initiation factor IF-2-like, with the protein product MAGSDTGLPGGSRGNGGWRPLKRDGGRPGPGPRLAPLAGDAVGARAPSPSPGDLHADSAQRPLPNQEYRPRAGPPGRIDPSKLLAGPPSACQSSNECALRAPGPPGVVHHCQPPPTSLPPAPGPRSSPGGRLSDGRPVIMRRGERGAPRAAALTLHISDPPGPSSIRSCSLSGRLIAGGQDGWRDRQPRNP